The Fictibacillus arsenicus genome contains a region encoding:
- a CDS encoding YHYH domain-containing protein, with protein MKAKIIVSFLLVVGVTFLITYTEGYAHSGRTDGSGCHTNHSTGVYHCHNGSSDSSSSNPVRKSTPEPKRDKDVDHNFVNDYEQDQEELLLNLNNIGGSDGFLAAETGVNQLKPKTSEFTKAEYNAYKQGYEEAYRNKKFEMKKDEASKAGYALGEKTDDLVLPAEYNQPELKDAFERGFNNALNTKWGNLAYETAKQFKYFNLRQICRKM; from the coding sequence ATGAAAGCAAAAATAATTGTTTCATTTTTATTAGTAGTAGGAGTTACATTTCTAATAACTTATACGGAAGGATATGCTCATAGTGGCAGAACAGATGGGAGCGGGTGCCATACTAATCATTCTACTGGAGTCTATCATTGTCATAATGGATCTAGTGATAGTTCTTCCTCTAATCCTGTTCGGAAATCAACTCCTGAACCTAAAAGGGATAAGGACGTTGACCATAATTTCGTAAATGATTATGAACAGGATCAAGAAGAGCTCTTATTAAATCTTAATAATATAGGTGGAAGTGATGGCTTTTTAGCAGCTGAAACAGGAGTTAATCAACTAAAACCTAAAACTAGTGAATTTACAAAGGCAGAATATAATGCGTATAAACAAGGATATGAAGAAGCTTATAGAAATAAAAAGTTTGAAATGAAAAAAGACGAAGCTTCAAAAGCCGGATATGCATTGGGTGAGAAAACGGATGATCTCGTTTTACCGGCAGAATATAATCAGCCGGAGTTAAAAGATGCTTTTGAGCGCGGTTTTAATAATGCTCTAAATACAAAGTGGGGGAATCTTGCTTACGAAACCGCAAAACAATTTAAATATTTTAACCTCCGACAGATCTGCCGCAAAATGTAA
- a CDS encoding dynamin family protein → MNYSLEKDNLYKKIVELQETVLNLLPESSQCKTIQQLKEDITNDYYTVVVVGEFKHGKSTFINALLGKDIMPRDVTPTTATINAIFQSNKNEIHIVKTNGDVEKKELSLEELKNYTAEADFDPDDIQFIKVFTDSKLIKEGVVLVDTPGVNDLNEHRSSITYQFIPRADVVLFLTPMTSAIKKTEKLFIEENLLKNGLDRTIFIGNFSDSVEDDEYDEVYEFMKRRIENVTGFPNVPVYPLSAKEALQGKVRNDKELIEYSGILEIEEELKRRMESGVQSKEKLERFHFRLEVIAGNLQKEIETALHLTNQSIEELQEHLQSVRNFLDNQSAWEVQIQNYLYEQEDDIKFMTYKSLNYFGEKLKEDIKAKVELFQGADIKNLVESQIPVSIKSQFKNWVDQYGEHIQSLLMKLHNEVEKGLSSSFNQRIQMNHSRQSQLSYETDIPVLNMTSGNANVKAGLIMGGVSTVAILLGGPFFIPLVGMAGMPFLSQKVAEKQLQNLKPELLLAVEGQINVLLEELHRNLDTFIHNQVNTIKNDALDHFNRAIQSYEHLLNEEMNKKQDETNKVVTYQKELKELSIMLEGHFKKIDAGVK, encoded by the coding sequence ATGAATTATTCATTAGAAAAAGATAACTTGTATAAAAAAATTGTGGAATTGCAAGAAACGGTATTAAATTTGTTGCCGGAAAGTTCTCAATGCAAGACAATCCAGCAATTAAAAGAAGATATAACGAACGATTATTATACGGTTGTTGTAGTGGGTGAATTTAAACACGGTAAATCTACTTTCATCAATGCGTTGTTAGGCAAAGATATTATGCCAAGAGATGTTACGCCAACAACAGCAACCATTAATGCAATCTTTCAAAGCAACAAAAACGAGATTCATATCGTAAAAACGAATGGTGATGTAGAAAAGAAAGAACTTTCATTGGAAGAACTGAAAAATTATACGGCTGAAGCTGACTTTGATCCAGATGACATCCAATTCATTAAAGTGTTTACGGATTCAAAGCTCATTAAAGAGGGTGTTGTATTAGTAGACACACCTGGGGTAAATGACTTGAACGAACATCGCTCATCCATTACTTATCAGTTCATCCCACGGGCAGACGTTGTATTGTTTTTGACTCCAATGACTAGTGCCATAAAGAAAACAGAAAAACTATTCATAGAAGAAAATCTTCTGAAAAATGGTTTGGATCGTACAATTTTTATTGGGAACTTTTCAGATTCAGTGGAAGATGACGAATATGATGAAGTCTATGAATTTATGAAACGTCGAATCGAGAATGTAACAGGTTTTCCTAATGTCCCAGTATATCCTTTGTCGGCAAAAGAAGCACTCCAAGGCAAGGTTAGAAATGATAAAGAATTGATAGAGTACTCGGGTATTTTAGAAATTGAAGAAGAGCTGAAAAGGAGAATGGAATCGGGTGTACAAAGCAAAGAAAAATTAGAACGATTTCATTTTCGTTTAGAGGTGATTGCAGGAAATCTGCAAAAAGAAATAGAAACAGCTTTGCACCTTACCAACCAGTCCATTGAGGAATTACAAGAACATCTTCAATCCGTTCGGAATTTTTTAGATAATCAATCAGCTTGGGAAGTGCAAATTCAAAATTACTTATATGAACAAGAAGATGATATTAAATTCATGACCTATAAGTCGCTCAACTACTTTGGAGAAAAACTAAAAGAAGATATAAAGGCAAAAGTTGAACTCTTTCAAGGTGCAGATATAAAGAATTTAGTAGAATCTCAAATACCTGTCTCCATCAAAAGTCAGTTTAAGAATTGGGTAGACCAATATGGAGAACACATTCAGAGTCTTCTAATGAAATTACATAATGAAGTGGAAAAAGGGCTATCTTCATCCTTTAACCAAAGAATTCAAATGAATCATTCTAGACAGAGTCAGCTCTCTTATGAAACGGATATCCCTGTATTAAACATGACCAGTGGGAACGCTAACGTAAAAGCTGGTCTTATTATGGGTGGAGTAAGCACCGTTGCAATATTATTAGGTGGACCTTTTTTCATCCCTTTAGTAGGTATGGCTGGAATGCCCTTTTTGTCACAAAAAGTAGCCGAAAAACAGTTGCAGAACCTAAAGCCGGAGCTCCTCCTTGCTGTTGAAGGACAAATAAATGTTCTGCTAGAGGAACTTCATCGGAACTTAGATACATTCATTCATAATCAAGTAAATACCATAAAAAATGATGCCTTAGATCACTTTAACCGAGCGATACAGTCATATGAGCACCTTTTAAATGAAGAAATGAATAAAAAACAAGATGAAACAAACAAAGTGGTTACCTATCAAAAAGAGCTAAAAGAATTAAGTATTATGTTAGAGGGTCACTTTAAAAAGATTGATGCAGGAGTAAAGTAA